In Campylobacter showae, the genomic stretch GCCGTTTGTAGTGGTTTTATCCATAGGTTTGCCAAAGTCTTCGTCTTTGCCTGATTTAACGAAGCTGTTATATCTCTCGACCGTCTTTTTTAGCTCGTCAGCAGGGATTTTATAAGCCGCAGCCAGTTCGTCTAGGGTCTCAAATTTCTTTAGTACGCCGGATTCCAGCGGTTTAGTGTAGTGTTCAGGTATGACCATATTTTTTACGCCCTCAGAGTCGCAGAAGTTGATAGGATAGATATCCGCTTTTGCGTCGATTACTTTAAACATAGCTTGAGAGCGGGTGCGGCGGTCCGCTAGCTCGTTCATATAGCGTTTGCCGGTTCTTGGATCTACTGAAATTCCGTAGCGGAAACTTCCGTTTACGTTAAACATAGAGCCTACGCCAAAGCCTTTTTCATCAGGGCATGCCCATGGACCAAACTGTATCCAGCTTAGCTGCACTGGAGTTGCGCCGATTCTAAACGCCTCTTTCATAGCGCCTGCTGTTGCGCCAGGGTGGTTGGTGCTATCCGTAGTAGGTAGGATAGATGGGTCTTGAACCTGTCTAAAGAATACGTCGCGGCAAAATCCTCCCGCAGCCAGTACTACGCCTTTTTTAGCTTTTATAGTCTTTTTAGTTCCGGTAGTGTTTTCAGCGTCGTCTTTTTGGCTCTTTGGATCAAATTTATAATCCTCTCTGATGATCACGCCGTCTACGCCGCCATCTTCGCCTAGGACGAATTCGTCAAATTTAGCTCTTTGTCTTAGCTCGCAGCCTTGTAGATTTTTAAAGTATTCTACCATCGGCTGAACGATACCTGAGCCTGAACCGTTAGCGGTTTGAAGCGATCTAGGTACGCTGTGTCCGCCTGCGTGAGTAACTTTATCTATGTATTTAGCGCCGCATTTTAGAGTTAGTTTATATGCGTCTTGCGCGCGAGTAGCGATGGTGTCGATGAGATCTACGTGGTTTAGTCCGCGGCCGGCTTTTAGGCAGTCTTTGATAAATAGCTCGTTGCTATCTTTGATGCCTTCGGCTTTTTGTTTATCGCTGTTTGGAACGGCAAATATTCCGCCGTTAATAACGGAGTTACCGCCTACGCGTCCCATCTTTTCTAGGATTAGGACTTTATTGCCCTTTTCGGCTGCGGTGATACCGGCTGCTAGTCCTGCAAAACCGGAACCGACGATTACTACGTCCCACTCTTCGTCGAATTTGACGTCTTTAGCGTTAACCGCAGCTTGCGCATTTACTCCGCCTAGAGCTAAAGCTCCGGCACCTACCATACTTAACTTAACAAAATCTCTTCTTGAAACGTTTGAGTTTTTCATAGCTTCTCCTTTAAATTTATGTTAGCTATCTACTTGTAAATCTTTAATTTACGACTCTACTCTAAATACCTTTATTACTTTTGGCGTCTTTTGGGCGTCCTCCTTAGATTAAATTTATTTTAGCTAGTGTTATTATAGGACTTAACTTTAAAGAATAAGCTTAAATGAAGGTGTAATTTGCAATTTATTAGTAATATTTAAAGATTTATTTAGCCTAAAGACGTGATTATATCGGGGTAGGGATAGAACAAAAATAAATTTAAATTTAGTCTAATTAAGTTGATTTATTGTGCAAAATTTAAAGATATAAAAATATATTTGATCAAATTTCGGCGATAATATAAAATTTAAGGGCAGGGTAAATTTAGAAAATCGACAAAATTTGTAGAGAAAAGGCGGCAAATTTTACCATATTTGCCGCCTGAAAGCTAAATTTAGCCTAGTCTTTTATGTAAAATTTGAGAAAATCCCCACAGGTGTCTAGCCTGCGCGAGTTCGGTTTTTTCGAGCTTTGCTACCATCATCTCTTCGTTTTTGCCTAGGCGCGAAACCACCTCGCCAAATGGGCTAATCAGCATCGAATCACCGTAAAAGCTCCACTGCTCGCCGCTAGCGGCCTTGTGATTGCCGACGCGGTTTACGCGCAGGACATAGACGTTGTTCGTAAAGGCGCGGGTTTTTAGCAGCTCCTCCCAGCGCGACTCGCTAAAAAACGTGCACGCGGTGGGAACTACGATGGCATCGACCTTCTTGTGCGCCATATACGCCCAAGCTGCATCAAAATGCGCCTCAAAGCCAAACATCACGCCGATTTTAAATTTTTCGTAGCTAAAAACGGGCAAATTTAGCTCGCCTTCAGCCTTGTTAGCAAAAAATTTCGCCTCGTTCCAGTGCGGGTAGGGCATCAAGATCTGCTGCTCGTAAAAGCGCGAGGACGCAGGACTAAATCTAGCTGCTACCTTGACGAAGCCTTTGCCTTTTGGCAGTACGAGCGGAGCTAGGATTTCTAGATTGTATTTTTGCGCCATCGCGGCAAGCGCGTGTTTTTTGCGCTCGCTTTGCTCCTTGATGAGGCTTTTTGGCATTAGCTCTAGCTCTTTAAAAAAGCTGTTTAGCATGTACTCTCCGAGTACCACGAGCCTAGCGCCCTCGTCGGCGCAAATCCTAAAATAATAATCTAACCTCGACTCGCTCATGGGCTGAGTCGGCAGCTGTAAGGCGCAAACGGCTGCGGTAGCGTTATTCATCGTCTGCGTCCTTTACGACTAGCTTTGCGTTTTGCAGGATTTTGTCTGCCTCCTCGAGCAGCTTTTTGCCCTCTTTGTGCAGCTTGACGCTTTGCTCGAGGCTTAAATTTTCATCGCCGAGCTGTTTTAAAATTTCATTTGCTTTGGCGAGTTTGCTCTCAAAATCCTCGCTTAAATTTTCACTCATCTAAAACCTTTTTTATGATTTTTTCAAATTTATCTACTTCGACCAAAAACGCGTCGTGGCCGTAGTCGCTGTCTATCTCGTGGTAGTCGCACGCCTTGCCGATGCCCTGTAGCGTCTCGTGCATCTCGCGCATACAGCTTGGCGGAAATAGCATATCGCCGCTAAATGCGACCAGCGTAACCTTGGCGCAAATAGGCAAAAGGGCGTGCGCGAGGTCGTCGTAATGGCGCGTGCAGTCAAAGATATTCATCATCTTTACGATGTAAAGGTAGCTCAGCGGGTCAAAGCGCTTAGGAAAGCCGTGGCCGTTGTACTCCATATAACGATCGACCTGAAACCTCCCCGTAAGCTCGTAAAGACCGTCTGTTTCGACGTAGTTGCGGCCGAATTTGGAGTCCATGGAGCTTGGCGAGAGAAAGCTGATGTGTCCCGCCATACGTCCTAGCGCCATGCCGGTTAGCCCCTGCGCGGCGATGTCGTTTTCGTCGTATTGCCCGTCTTTAAAACCCGGATCGCGCAGGATGCCCTCGATCGCGATTTTGTTAAACGCGATCGCCCAAGCCTTGCTCTGATAGGTGCTAGCTAGGATGATGACGTTTTTGGCGAAATTTGGAAACTCGATCGCAAAGCAAAGCACCTGCATACCGCCTAGGCTGCCGCCCACGACCGCATGCGCTCGCTCGATACCTAAGTGCTCAAAAAGCCTCATCTGCGCCTTTACGACGTCACTGATGGTTAGCACCGGAAAGCGCAAACGATACTGCTTGCCCGTGCTTTTTTCGATACTGAGGGGATTTGTCGAGCCGAAATTTGATCCGAGGATATTTACGCAGATGACGAAAAAATTGCTCGTATCTATACCCTTACCCTCGCCGATGAGTGCGTCCCACCAGCCGAATTTCTGCTCGTTTTCGTATCTGCCCGCGGCATGGTGGCTACCCGTTAGCGCGTGACAGACGACTATGACGTTGCTTTTATCTTTGTTTAGCTCGCCGTAGGTTTCGTAAGCAAGCTCAAATTCGGGTAAAATTCGGCCGCTCTCCAGATAGAGCGGCTCGTCAAATTTTACTTTGCCGGTTTTTAAATTTAGCACTAATTGACTTTGTAGTTAGGGGCTTCTTGTGTTATGACGACGTCGTGGACGTGGCTCTCTTTTAGTCCAGCGCTCGTGATCTCGACGAACTGGGCTTTTTCCTGAAGGGTTTTGATATCTTTTGAGCCCATGTAGCCCATCGCGCTTCGTAGGCCGCCAACTAGCTGATGCACGACCTCTTTTATGCTGCCTGCAAACGGTACGCGGCCCTCTATGCCTTCTGGTACGAGTTTATCTTGAGCGGTGCCTTCTTGGAAATATCTATCGCTGCTGCCTTTCGTCATCGCGCCTATACTTCCCATGCCGCGGTAGACTTTGTACTGGCGTCCTTGGAATGTTATCACCTCGCCCGGAGTCTCCTCGCAGCCCGCTAGCAAGCTACCAGCCATCACGCAGCTAGCGCCTGCGGCTAGGGCTTTAGCCACGTCGCCCGAGTACTTTAGTCCGCCGTCTGCGATGACCGGGATACCGTATTTTGCAGCCTCGGCCGAGCAACTATCGACGGCGAAAATTTGAGGTACGCCAACGCCCGCTACTACGCGAGTGGTGCAGATGGAGCCTGGTCCTATGCCCACCTTGATACCGTCGGCGCCTGCTTCTGCTAGGTCTTTGACGGCGGCCGGGTTTGCGATATTTCCAGCGACGACGTCCACTTTTAGCTCGGCTTTGACTTGCCTTAGCGTGTCTAGCACGCCTTTTGAGTGGCCGTGGGCGGAGTCGATGACGATGACGTCTACGCCTGCTTCCGCTAGGGCTTTTGCTCTATCCATTTGCCCGACGCCGATAGCTGCTGCCACGCGGAGTCTGCCGTAGGCGTCTTTGTTTGCGTTTGGATACTCTTTGCGTTTTTTCAGATCTTTTATGGTTATGAGGCCCTCTAGGTGACCGTCTTTATCGACGATAGGTAGCTTTTCTACGCGGTTTTGAGAGAAAATTTTCTCCGCGTCGTCTAGCGTGCAACCCTTTGGAGCGGTGATTAGCGGGGCTTTGGTCATCCTATCTTTTACGAGGACGCTTCTATCGTTTTCAAATCTCAAATCGCGGTTGGTTAGGATTCCTATCAATTTATTTTCCTCATCTACAACCGGAACGCCCGAGATATGCAGATCCGCCATCATATCAAGCGCGGAGCCTACGCTAGCGTTTGGCGAGATGGAGATAGGATCGATGATTACGCCGCTTTCGCTTTTTTTCACACGGCGTACTTCTTTAACTTGACTTTGTATGTCCATATTTTTATGTATGACGCCGATACCGCCCAGGCGCGCCATCATGATCGCCGCACGGTGCTCGGTGACGGTGTCCATCGCAGCCGATACGATCGGGATGTTTAGCTCCACGTTTCTGCTAAAGCGCGTTTTTATATCGACTTGTTTAGGCAAAATTTCGGAGTACTGCGGGACGAGCAAAACGTCGTCAAAGGTGAGAGCCTTCGTAACTATCTTCATTCGTTTATCCTTTTATAGAGTTTTCTAAACTGAGCGCGCCTTCTAGCAGCGTTTTTTCATCCCACGCCTTTGCGATGAGCTGAGCAGAGACGTTTAGGCCGTCCGCGTCTTTTGCTACCGGAACCGAGATGGCTGGCAGGCCGGCTAAATTTACACTGATCGTATAGATGTCTGATAGATAGGAGTCTAGCGGGTTTTTTAGCTCGCCAAATTTATACGCCGTGCTAGGGGCGACAGGCATCAAAATGAGGTCGCATTCGCTCAAAATTTGCTCATACTTGGCCTTAGTGTGGGCGCGAGCTTTTTGAGCTTTGATGTAATACGCGTCGTAGTAGCCGCTGCTAAGTACGAAAGTACCGAGTAAAATTCTCTTTTTTACCTCTTCGCCAAACCCTTCCGAGCGCGAGTTGATGTAGAGCTCTTTTAAATTTTTAGCTTCGGCTCTGCGTCCGTATCTCACTCCGTCGTAGCGGCTGAGATTTGCGCTGGCTTCGGCCGTAGCGATGATGTAGTAGGTTGCGATATCGCATTTTGAGTTTTCTAAATTTTTATAGATTATTTTGTGGCCTGCGGCTTTTAAAACATCAACCGCTTTTAAAAGCGCTTTTTTAGCCTCTTCTGAGGCTTCGTTTATGTAGTTTTCGATGACGCAGATCGTTAGTTTTTTATCTGCGTTTAGCTTGTCCGCGACGCTTTCAAATTTTATATCCGCGCTCGTACTGTCTTTGTCGTCGTGTCCTGCGATGATATCGTACAAGATCGCGGCGTCCTCGACGTTTTGCGTTATCGGGCCGATTTGATCGAGCGAGCTGGAGTAGGCGCCAAGACCGTAGCGGCTAACGCGTCCGTAGGTGGGCTTTAGCCCGACGCACCCACAAAATGCCGCAGGCTGGCGTATCGAGCCGCCCGTATCGCTTCCTAGAGCAGCCACCGCTAGTCCTGCACCGACCGCGGCAGCAGAGCCGCCCGAGCTACCGCCTGCGACTCTTTCGCGGTTTAGGGGATTTAACGTTTTGCCGTAGTAACTGCTCTCGGTCGTGCTTCCCATGGCAAATTCGTCCATATTCGTACGGCCAAACGGCGCTAAGCCTGCCGCCAGCAGCTTTTCGACGACGGTTGCGTTATAAGGCGCTACGTATCCTTGTAAAATTTTAGACGCGCACGTTACGCTCCAGCCTTTTACCTGGATGTTGTCTTTGATAGCGATCGGCACGCCCGCGCCCAGTTTGTCAAGCGGCAAATTTGCCAGCTGCTCGACGTAAGCGCCAAGTTCTTTATCCGCGAAAATTTTCTTTTCCAGCTCGTTTCTAAGCTCGGATATTTCGCCGGCGCTTAGCTTTAGAGCCTCTTTTAAAGTTATCATTTTTTATCCTTAAATTTTATTACCGCTACGATACCTGCGGCTGTGACCGCGAGGATGGTCGCGATGGTTGCCGCGACGAACCAAGCGGAGATGGGCTCAAACATTTTTTAGTACCTTTTCGCATCTCGGGCATGTTTCGCCGTCGTGCTTAGCGGTAAATTTCCAACATCTCGGGCATTTGTGACGCGTCGATAAAACGAGTTTAAATTTATCGTTGCCGACGTCAAATTCAGCCAGGCTGTCGCTGCTGTCTAGGCTCTGGACGTCGCTAACCATATACCAGTCGCTTATCTCGTTTATATCCTCGCTCAGGATCAAATTTGAGCTGGTTTGCAGCACTAGCTCGAGGGTTGATTTTATCTTTTTATCTTTTTTGAGTACATCGATTAGCTCGAAAAACTTCTCGCGGCTAGCCACTAGCAGCTCGTCGTCTACGTTAAACTCAAAATCTAGCGACGCATACTCTAGATCAAATGCGTCCGCCGCGCCGTTTTTGATGATCTTAGGCGCATAGTCCATCGCCTCGTCCACGGTGTAGGTTAGCGTCGGAGCGATGAGAGGCAGTAGCGCTCTAGTGATTAGCGCCATGGCGCTTTGAGC encodes the following:
- a CDS encoding flavocytochrome c, producing the protein MKNSNVSRRDFVKLSMVGAGALALGGVNAQAAVNAKDVKFDEEWDVVIVGSGFAGLAAGITAAEKGNKVLILEKMGRVGGNSVINGGIFAVPNSDKQKAEGIKDSNELFIKDCLKAGRGLNHVDLIDTIATRAQDAYKLTLKCGAKYIDKVTHAGGHSVPRSLQTANGSGSGIVQPMVEYFKNLQGCELRQRAKFDEFVLGEDGGVDGVIIREDYKFDPKSQKDDAENTTGTKKTIKAKKGVVLAAGGFCRDVFFRQVQDPSILPTTDSTNHPGATAGAMKEAFRIGATPVQLSWIQFGPWACPDEKGFGVGSMFNVNGSFRYGISVDPRTGKRYMNELADRRTRSQAMFKVIDAKADIYPINFCDSEGVKNMVIPEHYTKPLESGVLKKFETLDELAAAYKIPADELKKTVERYNSFVKSGKDEDFGKPMDKTTTNGVDISKPPFYAMRGTPKLHHTMGGIDINTKAQVISLQTEMPIPRLFAAGEITGGVHGASRLGSVAIADCLTFGMIAGENIG
- a CDS encoding carbon-nitrogen hydrolase family protein produces the protein MNNATAAVCALQLPTQPMSESRLDYYFRICADEGARLVVLGEYMLNSFFKELELMPKSLIKEQSERKKHALAAMAQKYNLEILAPLVLPKGKGFVKVAARFSPASSRFYEQQILMPYPHWNEAKFFANKAEGELNLPVFSYEKFKIGVMFGFEAHFDAAWAYMAHKKVDAIVVPTACTFFSESRWEELLKTRAFTNNVYVLRVNRVGNHKAASGEQWSFYGDSMLISPFGEVVSRLGKNEEMMVAKLEKTELAQARHLWGFSQILHKRLG
- the xseB gene encoding exodeoxyribonuclease VII small subunit, which produces MSENLSEDFESKLAKANEILKQLGDENLSLEQSVKLHKEGKKLLEEADKILQNAKLVVKDADDE
- the metX gene encoding homoserine O-acetyltransferase MetX translates to MLNLKTGKVKFDEPLYLESGRILPEFELAYETYGELNKDKSNVIVVCHALTGSHHAAGRYENEQKFGWWDALIGEGKGIDTSNFFVICVNILGSNFGSTNPLSIEKSTGKQYRLRFPVLTISDVVKAQMRLFEHLGIERAHAVVGGSLGGMQVLCFAIEFPNFAKNVIILASTYQSKAWAIAFNKIAIEGILRDPGFKDGQYDENDIAAQGLTGMALGRMAGHISFLSPSSMDSKFGRNYVETDGLYELTGRFQVDRYMEYNGHGFPKRFDPLSYLYIVKMMNIFDCTRHYDDLAHALLPICAKVTLVAFSGDMLFPPSCMREMHETLQGIGKACDYHEIDSDYGHDAFLVEVDKFEKIIKKVLDE
- the guaB gene encoding IMP dehydrogenase, which produces MKIVTKALTFDDVLLVPQYSEILPKQVDIKTRFSRNVELNIPIVSAAMDTVTEHRAAIMMARLGGIGVIHKNMDIQSQVKEVRRVKKSESGVIIDPISISPNASVGSALDMMADLHISGVPVVDEENKLIGILTNRDLRFENDRSVLVKDRMTKAPLITAPKGCTLDDAEKIFSQNRVEKLPIVDKDGHLEGLITIKDLKKRKEYPNANKDAYGRLRVAAAIGVGQMDRAKALAEAGVDVIVIDSAHGHSKGVLDTLRQVKAELKVDVVAGNIANPAAVKDLAEAGADGIKVGIGPGSICTTRVVAGVGVPQIFAVDSCSAEAAKYGIPVIADGGLKYSGDVAKALAAGASCVMAGSLLAGCEETPGEVITFQGRQYKVYRGMGSIGAMTKGSSDRYFQEGTAQDKLVPEGIEGRVPFAGSIKEVVHQLVGGLRSAMGYMGSKDIKTLQEKAQFVEITSAGLKESHVHDVVITQEAPNYKVN
- the gatA gene encoding Asp-tRNA(Asn)/Glu-tRNA(Gln) amidotransferase subunit GatA; protein product: MITLKEALKLSAGEISELRNELEKKIFADKELGAYVEQLANLPLDKLGAGVPIAIKDNIQVKGWSVTCASKILQGYVAPYNATVVEKLLAAGLAPFGRTNMDEFAMGSTTESSYYGKTLNPLNRERVAGGSSGGSAAAVGAGLAVAALGSDTGGSIRQPAAFCGCVGLKPTYGRVSRYGLGAYSSSLDQIGPITQNVEDAAILYDIIAGHDDKDSTSADIKFESVADKLNADKKLTICVIENYINEASEEAKKALLKAVDVLKAAGHKIIYKNLENSKCDIATYYIIATAEASANLSRYDGVRYGRRAEAKNLKELYINSRSEGFGEEVKKRILLGTFVLSSGYYDAYYIKAQKARAHTKAKYEQILSECDLILMPVAPSTAYKFGELKNPLDSYLSDIYTISVNLAGLPAISVPVAKDADGLNVSAQLIAKAWDEKTLLEGALSLENSIKG